The following are from one region of the Rhodopirellula sp. P2 genome:
- a CDS encoding DUF1552 domain-containing protein: protein MNPAVNRRTLLRGAGVAMALPWLESIPVWGRETMVGHDAAETPQRFAALFMGCGINADHWWAKGAGKDMELGKSLAPMEPLKHKMNFITGLFNENATGVGIHPGQTGNILSGASLKKGSELRGGISMDQMLANHFQDQTAVPSLVLGCEQPVTGYHETNFSMAYSSHISWQNATSPVPMEVYPSLAFDALFDNQGSRRNESILDRVGEDAASLRRQVSAADRAKLEEFLSSVREVERRAASMRAAHSKASDRAKDQGKPIHAMKRPDDGLPEDIREHMRLMCDIVALGFQTDKARVATLLLNRDLSGLFYPFLDVKSTHHSASHSDRSDAYERISRYYCSQYAYLAGKLDAMPEGDGTVLDHSCLLFLSSMWSGNAHDSSKLPVLLTGGLSGNLKTGRVLDYLEESDDDRKLCSMYLSIMDRMGVELDEFGDAEKRLAGL, encoded by the coding sequence ATGAACCCTGCTGTCAACCGACGAACACTGCTACGTGGTGCCGGTGTTGCCATGGCATTGCCTTGGTTGGAATCGATTCCGGTCTGGGGCCGCGAAACGATGGTGGGGCACGATGCCGCCGAAACCCCTCAGCGCTTTGCGGCGTTGTTCATGGGATGCGGGATCAACGCCGACCACTGGTGGGCCAAAGGTGCCGGCAAAGACATGGAACTCGGCAAGAGCCTGGCTCCCATGGAACCGCTCAAACACAAAATGAATTTCATCACCGGGTTGTTCAACGAGAACGCCACCGGCGTCGGAATTCACCCGGGACAAACGGGCAACATCCTCTCGGGCGCGTCGCTAAAAAAAGGCTCGGAGCTGCGCGGCGGCATCAGCATGGACCAAATGCTGGCCAACCATTTCCAAGATCAAACTGCGGTCCCCAGCTTGGTGCTCGGTTGTGAACAGCCCGTGACGGGCTACCACGAAACCAACTTCTCGATGGCTTACAGTTCGCACATCTCGTGGCAAAACGCGACGTCACCGGTGCCCATGGAAGTCTACCCGTCGCTCGCCTTCGATGCGTTGTTTGACAACCAAGGCAGTCGCCGCAACGAGAGCATCCTGGACCGGGTCGGCGAAGACGCGGCCTCCCTGCGTCGACAAGTCAGCGCTGCCGACCGAGCCAAGCTGGAAGAGTTCTTGAGCAGTGTTCGCGAAGTCGAGCGACGCGCCGCATCGATGCGGGCGGCTCACTCCAAAGCGAGCGACCGCGCCAAAGATCAAGGCAAACCGATTCACGCGATGAAACGCCCAGACGATGGACTCCCCGAGGACATTCGCGAGCACATGCGATTGATGTGTGACATCGTGGCGTTGGGATTCCAAACTGACAAAGCTCGTGTTGCAACGCTGCTGCTCAACCGTGACCTGTCCGGTTTGTTCTACCCATTCCTGGATGTGAAATCGACTCACCACTCCGCCTCCCACAGCGATCGCTCCGATGCCTACGAGCGAATCTCCCGGTACTACTGCAGCCAATACGCGTATTTGGCTGGAAAACTGGACGCGATGCCGGAAGGCGATGGCACCGTGCTGGACCATTCATGCCTGCTGTTCTTGTCCAGCATGTGGTCGGGCAACGCTCACGATTCCAGCAAACTGCCCGTGCTGCTGACCGGTGGGTTGTCAGGCAATTTGAAAACCGGACGCGTCCTGGACTACCTCGAAGAATCCGACGACGACCGAAAGCTGTGCAGCATGTACCTGTCGATCATGGATCGGATGGGAGTGGAACTCGACGAGTTCGGCGACGCTGAAAAACGGCTCGCTGGGCTGTGA
- a CDS encoding aldo/keto reductase, with translation MKQVPLGHDGFPVSQLGFGGWALGGQWGAQDDQASLATLQHAIEHGVTFIDTAPGYGDGRSEQVIGQFLKQLPASMREKIHVATKTPPSEGPWPPSPYCRWQDRYGAAYIRANVEERLRNLGVECLDLLQLHSWTAAWNDDPQPLLVLQKLRQEGKINRIGLCTPEQDQNCVIQLMRDGLIDVVQVVFNIFEQEPAAQLLPVAEETGTGVIIRVSLDEGALTGKYPADHQFPKDDFRSGYFAGDRMERTSKRVEAIRDDLKEFGLEEHYSLAATAIKFAMAPSAVQTVIVGMRNVEQVALNVATEALPSLPDDFLRRLQLHQWRRGVWYSGK, from the coding sequence ATGAAACAAGTCCCGCTTGGCCACGACGGTTTCCCGGTCTCTCAACTTGGCTTCGGTGGATGGGCCCTGGGGGGGCAATGGGGTGCCCAAGACGATCAGGCCTCCCTCGCGACGCTTCAACATGCCATCGAGCACGGGGTCACCTTCATCGACACCGCACCGGGTTACGGGGACGGTCGCAGCGAACAAGTCATCGGGCAGTTCCTGAAGCAACTGCCCGCATCGATGCGGGAAAAGATTCACGTGGCGACCAAGACGCCGCCTTCGGAGGGCCCTTGGCCGCCGAGCCCCTACTGCCGTTGGCAGGATCGCTACGGGGCCGCGTACATTCGGGCCAACGTCGAAGAGCGTCTCCGCAACCTCGGCGTCGAATGCCTCGATCTGTTGCAATTGCATTCGTGGACCGCGGCGTGGAACGATGACCCGCAGCCCTTGCTCGTGCTTCAGAAACTACGCCAGGAAGGCAAGATCAATCGCATTGGTCTGTGCACGCCTGAGCAAGATCAGAACTGCGTGATCCAGCTCATGCGAGATGGATTGATCGACGTGGTGCAGGTGGTGTTCAACATCTTTGAACAGGAACCTGCGGCGCAGTTGTTGCCCGTCGCCGAGGAAACTGGAACCGGCGTGATCATTCGCGTCTCGCTGGATGAAGGTGCCTTGACCGGCAAGTACCCCGCCGATCATCAGTTCCCAAAAGACGATTTTCGATCGGGCTACTTTGCCGGTGATCGAATGGAACGCACGTCCAAGCGAGTCGAAGCGATTCGCGATGACTTGAAAGAGTTCGGGCTGGAGGAGCACTACTCGTTGGCCGCCACCGCGATCAAGTTCGCCATGGCTCCTTCAGCTGTTCAAACGGTGATCGTCGGCATGCGAAATGTGGAACAAGTCGCCTTGAACGTGGCCACCGAAGCCCTGCCGTCACTGCCGGATGATTTCCTGCGTCGACTGCAGTTGCACCAATGGCGGCGTGGCGTTTGGTACAGCGGCAAGTGA
- a CDS encoding glycosyltransferase family A protein produces the protein MRKLSNIPRLSIVVPHGGDDAAFESSLASVLQHRPDGCEVIVSHDGNYDDPFDLAEEVRFVDSGSTNVLRQITDAAELAMGRFVHVVADGHVATANWTDAALAQFEGHETGVVVPVVRDPESQRVEHAGWRTTASSACGPIGFGDKQVARKAAARVEGAFLAASFWRRDLLRSLSGTYRGTDTIEASVGFGHLVTQAGWRCVIAEDSVMGVDFETEVLDYDLRIQRNHRRLQALSDHLRRGGSAGWGRGVQRLLTTTLAGGLRPSSLLVGLRRMTAPLAGNAISRSVQTAGVLSVDDNHETLPMPAMDREPLRRAA, from the coding sequence GTGCGAAAATTGTCCAACATCCCGCGTTTGTCGATCGTCGTCCCCCATGGTGGTGATGATGCGGCTTTCGAATCCTCGCTCGCAAGCGTATTGCAGCATCGCCCAGATGGGTGTGAGGTGATTGTGTCTCATGACGGGAACTATGACGACCCGTTTGATTTGGCCGAGGAGGTTCGGTTTGTCGACAGCGGCTCGACCAACGTTCTCCGCCAAATCACCGACGCAGCTGAACTGGCAATGGGCCGGTTCGTGCACGTCGTCGCGGACGGGCATGTTGCCACCGCGAACTGGACGGATGCCGCATTGGCCCAGTTCGAAGGCCATGAAACCGGCGTCGTCGTGCCCGTTGTCCGCGACCCCGAATCACAGCGGGTCGAACACGCGGGCTGGCGAACGACCGCCTCGTCGGCCTGTGGACCGATCGGATTCGGTGACAAACAAGTCGCTCGCAAAGCCGCCGCTCGCGTCGAAGGAGCCTTCCTCGCGGCGTCGTTCTGGCGTCGAGACCTGCTTCGCAGCTTGTCCGGAACGTATCGCGGCACCGACACAATCGAGGCCTCCGTCGGCTTCGGTCACCTGGTCACGCAAGCCGGTTGGCGATGTGTCATCGCCGAAGACAGCGTGATGGGAGTGGACTTCGAAACCGAGGTGCTCGACTACGATCTTCGCATCCAGCGGAACCATCGTCGCCTGCAAGCCCTGTCGGACCACCTTCGCCGTGGTGGATCAGCGGGATGGGGACGCGGCGTGCAACGTCTGCTCACAACCACTTTGGCGGGCGGACTTCGCCCCTCGAGTTTGCTCGTGGGACTTCGACGCATGACCGCTCCTTTGGCCGGAAACGCCATCTCGCGTTCAGTGCAAACCGCGGGTGTGTTGTCTGTTGATGACAATCACGAAACGCTGCCAATGCCAGCGATGGATCGCGAACCGCTTCGACGCGCGGCTTAG
- the proB gene encoding glutamate 5-kinase: MKESTELNDLAIRRRIIDETKCVVVKVGTRVLTTSDGKLDLKRVDRLAEQLCRIADSGRQTIMVSSGAVGAGVAKLKLPQRPTDLKTLQAIAAIGQADLIGAYEKSLQKRGRHAAQVLLTRNDLRRRSGYLHVRNALNGIDELGAIAVVNENDSVAVSELKTTFGDNDRLAAHVAGLFNDAMLILLTDVSALYDGHPDAKDSQPIRMVHGVDDGVMALVDDQISAVSKGGMGGKLRASKLANSHGHPTIIGPGSDDTVLDRIFAGEAVGTFFVPPKRSLKGRRRWIGSSANVAGTLHLDQGAVDAIQKHGRSLLAIGIQRVEGTFAHGNVVRLVGPDGDEFGRGLSNYRSQEVARIAGKPSEQIEWILGHRPYENVIHRNNLVLRIVPE; encoded by the coding sequence TTGAAAGAATCCACTGAACTCAACGATCTCGCCATCCGGCGACGGATCATCGATGAAACGAAATGTGTGGTCGTCAAGGTTGGGACGCGAGTCCTCACCACATCGGACGGCAAACTCGATCTCAAACGTGTGGATCGGCTGGCGGAACAACTTTGCCGCATCGCGGACTCCGGACGGCAAACCATCATGGTCAGCAGCGGTGCCGTCGGCGCCGGCGTTGCCAAGCTGAAGTTGCCACAGCGTCCAACCGATCTGAAGACCCTGCAAGCGATCGCCGCGATCGGGCAAGCCGACTTGATCGGTGCCTACGAAAAATCGCTGCAGAAACGAGGGCGACATGCCGCTCAGGTTCTGCTGACTCGCAACGACCTCCGCCGCCGCAGTGGTTACCTGCACGTTCGCAACGCGCTCAACGGGATCGATGAACTCGGCGCAATCGCGGTCGTCAACGAAAATGACTCGGTGGCGGTTTCGGAACTGAAAACGACCTTCGGTGACAATGATCGTTTGGCAGCGCACGTGGCGGGCCTCTTCAACGATGCGATGTTGATTTTGTTGACCGACGTTTCGGCGTTGTACGATGGTCACCCGGACGCCAAAGACAGCCAACCGATTCGCATGGTCCACGGCGTGGACGATGGGGTGATGGCGTTGGTGGATGACCAGATTTCCGCGGTCAGCAAAGGCGGGATGGGCGGCAAGTTACGCGCTTCCAAGCTCGCCAACTCACACGGGCATCCGACCATCATCGGACCCGGTAGCGACGACACGGTGCTCGATCGCATTTTCGCGGGCGAAGCGGTGGGAACCTTCTTCGTGCCGCCCAAACGCTCGTTGAAAGGACGTCGGCGTTGGATCGGCAGTTCCGCCAACGTGGCGGGGACGCTGCACCTGGACCAAGGTGCCGTGGACGCGATCCAGAAGCACGGCCGAAGCTTGCTCGCGATCGGCATTCAGCGAGTCGAAGGGACCTTCGCGCACGGGAATGTGGTCCGCTTGGTTGGCCCTGACGGGGATGAGTTTGGACGTGGGTTGTCGAACTATCGCAGCCAAGAAGTGGCTCGAATCGCCGGCAAGCCCAGCGAGCAAATCGAATGGATCCTCGGGCATCGCCCCTACGAGAATGTGATCCACCGCAACAACTTGGTGCTGCGGATCGTTCCCGAGTAG
- the xylB gene encoding xylulokinase: MAHYLGIDIGTSGTKTLLIDETGHVVAEANAEYPMEQPKPGWTQQDPEHWWAATKKTVKAVMKKSGVDKADVKAIGLSGQMHGSVFLDRDDNVIRPALLWNDQRTADQCEQITSAAGSREKLIGMVANPALTGFQAPKVLWLRDNEKRNFDKLAKVLLPKDDIRRRLIGDYVTEVSDASGTLFLDVKKRDWSKQLLGKLDLSPDLLPRVVESEDVTGTLTKEAAKALGLTTDCKVVGGAGDCAAGAIGNGIVKSGLLSTSIGTSGVMFVHSDEPNVDASGRLHTFCHAVRGKWHMMGVNLTSGGSLQWWVDQVLQGLAGVPASKRFEAATAEAEQAIAGSGGMLFLPYLNGERTPHADPNARGAFVGMNLTHDRAAMTRAVMEGITFALRDSLEIIESLGVPVRQIRASGGGSKNVFWRQMQADVFGKKITTLKVEQGPAFGVALLAAVGDGAYKHIAQACQATIEVAAETKAERSAKNTYNKLFPVYRSLYSSLKDDMHQLAELQSTL; this comes from the coding sequence ATGGCTCACTATCTCGGCATCGACATTGGCACCAGCGGCACCAAGACGCTGTTGATCGACGAAACGGGGCATGTGGTCGCCGAGGCGAACGCCGAATATCCAATGGAACAACCCAAGCCAGGGTGGACCCAGCAGGATCCGGAGCACTGGTGGGCGGCAACGAAAAAGACCGTCAAGGCGGTGATGAAAAAATCAGGTGTCGACAAGGCGGACGTGAAAGCGATCGGTTTGTCGGGACAGATGCACGGCTCCGTTTTCTTGGACCGGGATGACAATGTCATCCGCCCTGCCCTGCTGTGGAATGATCAACGCACGGCCGATCAGTGTGAGCAAATCACGTCGGCAGCCGGTTCGCGTGAAAAGCTGATCGGGATGGTCGCGAACCCTGCCCTGACCGGGTTTCAGGCTCCCAAGGTGCTTTGGTTGCGTGACAATGAGAAACGCAACTTCGACAAACTGGCCAAGGTTTTGCTGCCCAAGGACGACATCCGCCGGCGCCTGATCGGCGACTATGTCACCGAAGTCAGCGACGCCAGCGGCACGTTGTTCTTGGACGTGAAAAAACGCGATTGGTCGAAGCAATTGCTCGGGAAACTGGATTTGTCGCCTGATTTGTTGCCGCGTGTGGTGGAGTCGGAAGACGTCACCGGCACGCTGACCAAAGAGGCGGCCAAGGCACTCGGGTTGACGACGGATTGCAAGGTCGTCGGGGGCGCGGGGGACTGTGCTGCGGGTGCGATCGGCAACGGCATCGTGAAATCGGGTTTGCTGAGCACCTCGATCGGAACCAGCGGCGTGATGTTTGTCCACAGTGACGAACCCAACGTCGATGCATCTGGACGGCTTCACACGTTCTGCCACGCTGTTCGTGGGAAGTGGCACATGATGGGAGTGAACTTGACCAGCGGTGGTTCGCTGCAATGGTGGGTGGATCAGGTCTTGCAAGGATTGGCGGGTGTGCCCGCCTCGAAACGGTTCGAAGCCGCGACGGCGGAAGCTGAACAGGCGATTGCCGGCAGCGGTGGGATGTTGTTCTTGCCTTACTTGAATGGTGAGCGAACACCGCACGCGGATCCCAATGCTCGTGGTGCCTTCGTCGGCATGAATCTCACTCACGATCGAGCTGCGATGACTCGCGCGGTGATGGAAGGCATCACGTTTGCTCTGCGAGACAGCCTGGAGATCATCGAGTCACTGGGCGTTCCAGTTCGCCAAATCCGCGCCAGCGGTGGCGGCAGCAAAAACGTCTTTTGGCGTCAAATGCAGGCGGATGTGTTTGGCAAAAAGATCACCACCTTGAAAGTGGAACAGGGGCCGGCCTTCGGTGTCGCTCTGCTCGCCGCGGTCGGCGACGGAGCCTACAAACACATCGCACAGGCTTGCCAGGCGACCATCGAAGTGGCCGCCGAAACGAAAGCGGAACGTTCCGCGAAAAACACTTACAACAAGCTCTTTCCTGTGTACCGATCGTTGTACAGCAGTTTGAAAGACGACATGCACCAATTGGCTGAATTGCAATCAACGCTTTGA
- a CDS encoding ABC transporter substrate-binding protein, which yields MPAKTRLAKIESADRDAFRSPSADDAEQHPTIQTSSSGRSIESEINRSSLWKRRQWLAWTSVVGTAVLTGCRESSSTDEAESASIVRTDVPLRIVWTGTDSDAETLRRTWQSISDQPLQITVVAPPTGTESPQDSTSEPDQEASIWDAAAKADVVVFPLSQLGEMVSRERIMPSLKSASGAKPNPPAVRVAMTFGQESRALCLGGALPALLVGEKATSKVPTSSTITWDDLETLATEFPGQVAEPTAEGWAGVSYLWRLASVLSASWLFDRDTLQPLLTQPDYVDVLRQMVATTQQGPESFLTPGEIFRNVGSGKLVAGIGFPQVEIDSVDEDDESASVGNVQVSGLPIAEPGVANADGVIMERTGRAVFAPQTLAGSLAASCRQTAAANQFLKWLAGGEGSEPLYRSIPGLQHPTTESSIDVAAGGNYQPWLRSAWQNPNVMPPLNLVGGDRYLAVLDTEIRKCLTGDQTPEDACASISKSWSELHNEYGVKKQKRSWQQALGLL from the coding sequence ATGCCTGCGAAAACTCGCCTCGCGAAGATTGAATCTGCCGATCGGGACGCGTTTCGTTCCCCTTCCGCTGACGATGCCGAACAGCATCCGACAATCCAAACGTCATCTTCGGGCCGCTCCATTGAGTCCGAAATCAACCGATCGTCCCTCTGGAAACGCCGGCAATGGTTGGCCTGGACATCGGTTGTCGGAACCGCCGTTTTGACGGGTTGCCGCGAATCCTCCTCGACCGACGAAGCCGAATCGGCGTCCATCGTTCGCACCGACGTGCCCCTGCGAATCGTTTGGACGGGAACCGATTCAGACGCCGAAACACTGCGTCGCACCTGGCAATCGATCAGCGATCAACCGCTTCAAATCACCGTTGTCGCGCCGCCGACGGGGACCGAATCGCCCCAGGATTCCACCAGCGAACCCGACCAGGAAGCATCAATCTGGGATGCCGCGGCCAAGGCTGATGTTGTCGTTTTCCCACTCAGCCAATTGGGTGAAATGGTGTCGCGGGAGCGGATCATGCCATCGCTGAAGTCTGCATCGGGAGCGAAACCGAACCCACCGGCGGTCCGGGTGGCCATGACGTTCGGACAAGAATCGCGAGCCCTCTGCTTGGGAGGCGCCTTGCCAGCCTTGCTGGTCGGCGAGAAAGCGACATCCAAGGTTCCAACGTCCTCCACGATCACCTGGGACGACCTCGAAACGCTGGCCACGGAGTTCCCGGGACAAGTCGCCGAGCCAACCGCCGAAGGTTGGGCGGGCGTGTCCTATCTTTGGCGACTCGCTTCCGTCCTCAGCGCCAGCTGGTTGTTTGATCGCGACACGCTGCAGCCGTTGTTGACTCAACCCGACTACGTCGACGTCCTGCGTCAGATGGTCGCCACGACCCAGCAGGGGCCTGAATCATTCCTGACTCCTGGCGAAATCTTTCGCAACGTCGGTTCCGGAAAATTGGTCGCTGGCATCGGGTTCCCGCAAGTTGAAATCGACTCAGTGGATGAAGATGACGAATCCGCTTCGGTCGGCAATGTCCAAGTTTCCGGCTTGCCCATCGCCGAGCCTGGTGTGGCCAATGCCGACGGCGTGATCATGGAACGAACCGGCCGCGCGGTGTTCGCGCCGCAAACACTCGCGGGATCACTCGCCGCATCCTGCCGCCAAACCGCAGCCGCCAATCAGTTTCTCAAATGGTTGGCGGGAGGCGAGGGCAGCGAGCCCTTGTACCGATCGATCCCGGGCCTGCAGCACCCCACGACCGAATCATCGATTGATGTTGCCGCCGGTGGCAACTACCAACCCTGGCTGCGATCGGCTTGGCAGAACCCCAACGTGATGCCGCCACTGAACCTGGTCGGCGGAGACCGCTACTTGGCAGTGCTGGACACAGAGATTCGCAAGTGCTTGACAGGCGATCAAACTCCTGAGGACGCTTGCGCCTCGATTTCGAAATCCTGGTCCGAACTGCACAACGAATACGGCGTGAAGAAACAAAAGCGTTCCTGGCAGCAGGCCCTCGGACTTCTTTGA